In Cynocephalus volans isolate mCynVol1 chromosome 3, mCynVol1.pri, whole genome shotgun sequence, one DNA window encodes the following:
- the LOC134372091 gene encoding olfactory receptor 4K14-like — protein MEKVNQSVVSEFVILGLCDSWVLQAFLLAIFSSLYLITILGNIFIVVIIITDLHLHTPMYFLLANLSFIDFCLSSVTTPKMITDFLKKNKTISFGGCMCQIFFGHFFGGGEMVLLVSMAYDRYVAICKPLHYSSLMNRHTCIRLVMASWTIGFVHSVSQLVMIVKLPFCGPRELDSFFCDIPLVIKLACMDTYVLEMLINADSGILAIICFILLLISYSHILFTVCLHSKDGASKALSTCTAHITVVVLFFGPCIFIYLWPVSITWVDKFLAVFYAVITPLLNPAIYTLRNKEIKNAMKKLQC, from the coding sequence ATGGAAAAAGTAAACCAATCTGTGGTGTCTGAATTTGTTATTCTTGGGCTTTGTGATTCATGGGTGCTCCAAGCCTTTCTCTTAGCGatattttcttcactttatttgATCACCATTTTAGGCAACATCTTCATTGTGGTCATAATCATTACTGATCTCCATCTCCACACCCCTATGTACTTCCTGCTAGCCAATCTCTCATTCATTGACTTCTGCCTTTCCTCAGTCACTACCCCTAAAATGATCACAGACTTTCTCAAGAAAAACAAGACCATCTCCTTTGGAGGTTGCATGTGTCAGATTTTCTTTGGACACTTCTTTGGAGGGGGTGAGATGGTACTGCTTGTGTCAATGGCTTATGACCGttatgtggccatctgcaagccactCCATTACTCCAGCCTCATGAACAGACATACATGCATTCGGTTAGTGATGGCATCATGGACCATTGGCTTTGTGCATTCCGTAAGCCAATTAGTTATGATTGTAAAGCTGCCTTTCTGTGGACCCAGAGAATTGGATAGCTTTTTCTGTGATATTCCATTGGTGATCAAGCTGGCCTGTATGGACACTTATGTTCTAGAAATGTTGATAAATGCTGACAGTGGGATACTGGCAATCATCTGCTTCATTCTGTTGCTGATCTCTTACTCTCATATTCTGTTTACTGTCTGCCTTCACTCAAAAGATGGAGCATCCAAGGCCCTCTCTACATGCACTGCCCACATCACAGTAGTGGTGCTCTTCTTTGGGCCCTGCATTTTCATCTATCTCTGGCCAGTCAGCATCACCTGGGTGGACAAGTTTCTTGCTGTATTTTATGCAGTCATCACACCTCTCCTAAATCCAGCCATTTACACCCTAAGaaacaaagagattaaaaatgcCATGAAGAAACTGCAATGTTAG